GTCTTCGATGATTACCACGATACTAACGATCCACCCGTTCCTTACATCGCCGTGACCAGGGGAGAGACCAACCTGTTCCGCAACCCGTACTTCTTCCTCAACACAAATGTCCCTCCCCTTGCCACGCCGGGAGCGACGGTATCGCATGATTACGTCGTCTCCGTCGTGCAGGGGGCGATGACTGTCACGATCGATGGCTTGCAGGTTTTTTCAGGCAGCGTCACGGTCCCCCCTGTCGCTTATCTTTACTTCACGGCATCAACCGGCGATTTCACTGAGCAGACAGTCATCAGTAATGTGTCGGCCACTGTTGCTGCACCGTCAAACTAGCAGACGAGAAAAATCTAAAACTTCGGAGATCTAGGTGATACCTCTGGAAGGTTGAATGGCGGAGAGTGAGGGATTCGAACCCCCGATAGACTTACGCCTATGTCTGATTTCGAGTCAGGTGCATTCAACCGGGCTCTGCCAACTCTCCGCATTTTCAATCAGCCTGGACCCTTGTTTTTGGCGTGGCCAAAGCAGAGGTGTGCCAGCGTTAATTGCAGTCTGAGGAACTGCAACTAACCTATCGGTGGCACCCGCAACATCAGCAGGCGTGCGATGCAAAAGAGCATATTCATCGATAGTGATCTGTGACCGGGCATCTCTCAGAAAGGTTCGGAGATCCTGCCCAGCTAGAACAAGTCTACCGGCAAAGGCGGGTCTGGTGCAATGCCGCCTTATCTCATCGCTTCCGCCCAGGTGCATAGCATCTGTTCATCTAATATGGTGCGAGTGTGCAAAGTGAGAGCGTGGAGATACAGATGGGCCTCCTTTTAGAAATCTTCGAAGCCATAGTCGGTGGAGGCAGATATTGAGAAGTGAAGACCTCTCCGGAGAGAGAGTTGTCGTTACCGGGGCAACCGGCTTCCTTGGAGGCTATGTCGTCGACCAACTTCAGAGAGCCGGCGCAACCACCATTGCCGTCGCCGACCGCAGTCGCATTGCTCGTCGTCCCGAACATCCCACTCGATCCATCGAAACGCTCTGGTTCGACCAACCGGATCAGCTGGCACAGTCGGTTCAGTCCGCGAAACCCGACTACGTGGTCCATCTTCACGCAGCCGTGACGACAAACCGCAGCGCGGCAGCGGTTCGCAGCACGCTCGAGACGAACCTGCTGCCCTCGCTCGATCTGATGACGGCCTGCGCAGAGATGCAGGTGAAGCGGCTCATTCTCATCGGCTCAGGAGAGGAGTTCGGTCCTGTCACCGGCCCCTTCGATGAAGACACCGCACCGGATCCTGCCTCGCCCTACGGCGCCAGCAAGGCAGCGGTCACTGCGTATGCCCGGATGTTTCATCGCGCCTTTCAACTCCCCGTCGTGGTGCTCAGGCCCTCGGTCGTCTATGGGCCCTTCCAGGCTCCCCGCATGCTCATCCCGCAGGTGCTGCAATCTCTCTTCGAAGGGAAAGCGGTCTCCGTCACAGAAGGCAGGCAGACGCGCGACTTTATTCACGTACAAGATGTGGCCAGGGGCGTCGTCCACGCTCTTGTCAGCGAGGGCGTCGAGGGTCGTTCCTTCAACCTGGCATCAGGCGAGGTGGTGACCGTGAGAGATTGTCTCGAGCGGATCGAGCGCATCACCGGCCGCCACGGGCTCATTCGCTACGGCGCTCTTCCGTATAAGACAGGCGAGATCTTTTCCTACGAACCGATTGCAGAGAGAACCTTTTCGGCTCTCAACTGGCGGCCTGCCATCTCTCTCGAAGAAGGCCTTGCAAAAACCTGGGAGGCCCTTCGAGATTGTTGACTTTAGCTGAAACCACACTAAAGTAGAGAGCAGGAAGAGAGCCTCTTTGATCCCGGTAAAACCGCTTATTTCAATCGTAGTGCCTGTCTTCAACGAGGAGGTGAACATCCTTCCTTTCTACGACGCGGTGTGCGTTGAGACAGAAAAACTGGCGGACTTATACCGGTTCGAATTTGTCTTCACCGACAATCACAGCTCCGATCAGACCTTTCCCCTCCTGCGGGATCTCGCCGCGCGCGATAGCCGGGTTCAGGCCTATCGGTTTTCGAGAAACTTCGGATTCCAGCGTTCGATCATGACCGGCTACACACGCGCACGTGGCGACGCAGCGATCCAGCTTGACGTTGACCTTCAGGATCCTCCCGAGTTGATCGCTACTTTTTTAGAGGAGTGGCGGCAGGGAGCTGATGTCGTCTACGGCGTTCGCATCAAACGGCAGGAGTCCTGGCTCCTCAATCTGCAAAGAGTCATCTTCTATCGTCTGATCGACCGTCTCAGCGAAGAGAAGATTCCCGTCGATGCGGGCGACTTTCGCCTGATTAGCCGGCGCATCATCGATCTGCTCAAAAGCTTCGAAGACGCTCAACCCTACCTGCGCGGCACCATCGCCACCATGGGCTTCAAACAGGTTGGAATACCGTACAGCCGCAATGCCAGGCTTCGCGGAGAGAGTAAATTTCCGTTTTCGAAGCTTGTGTCGCTCGCGCTCGATGGAATCTTGAACCATTCGGTGGTGCCGCTCCGCCTGTCCACCTACTTCGGGCTCGTTGTGTCGGTGATCACGTTGATCTCGATCATCGGCTACACCTCGGCAAAGCTGATCTTCCGCTCGCAATGGCCGGCGGGCTTTGCCACGCTGGCAGCTCTCAGCCTGGCCTCCATCAGTATCAATGCGATGCTCCTCGGCATCATCGGTGAATATCTTGGCCGGATGTATCAACAATTGAAGAAGCAACCTCTCACGATCATTGAAGATGTGGCCGGGGTGACGGCCGGGGATAACCTATCCTTGACGCCCACGGTTACAAATAGTTTGTCGGGGAATTAGAGGGAATTGAGCGTAACTTGGCGAAACATAGAGACAACATAGATACTTAGCACGACACTTGGTCACGAAGGCTATCGATTCATATTGCGTCGACAAAAAGAGGAAATCAAAGCATGAAAGCAGTCATCCTCGCGGGTGGACTTGGAACACGGCTGTCGGAGGAGACCACGCTTCGGCCCAAACCGATGGTGGAGATCGGCGGCAGGCCGATGCTCTGGCATATTCTCAAGATCTACTCCCAGCACGGCATCAACGACTTCATCATCTGCTGCGGCTACAAGGGCTATGTCATCAAGGAGTTCTTCGCGAACTACTTCCTCCACATGTCTGACGTCACCTTCGACATGCAGACCAACAAGATGCAGGTCCACAATTCGGTCGCCGAACCGTGGCGCGTCACGCTGGTCGATACCGGGGATCTGACCGGAACAGGCGGCCGGCTACGTCGCGTGAAGCAGTACCTCGATCCAGGCGAACCCTTCTGCATGACCTACGGTGACGGCGTCGCGGATGTCGATATTACTGCGTCGATCGCATTTCACAAGCAGCACCGGAAAGCTGTCACTCTCACCAGTGTTCAGCCTATCGCCCGCTTCGGCGCACTGGGACTCAACAACACGCAGATCTACTCGTTCCAGGAGAAGCCGTCTGACGAGGGAGGCTGGATCAACGGCGGCTTCTTCGTGCTCGAACCGTCGGCGATCGATGCGGTGACCGATGACTCACAGATGTTCGAACGGGAGCCCATCGAGATGCTCGTCAACAAAGGAGAGGTGCATGCGTTCTTCCATCGCGGCTTCTGGCAGGCGATGGATACCCTCCGCGAAAAGCAGCATCTGGAAGAGCTCTGGCAGACGGGCAAGGCACCTTGGAAGACTTGGTAGATCGCTCGCCAACCACCACCAAGCTCACTGCCCTTCTGCGAATTTGCAATCAGAGGCGAAGAATTTAGAACCAAGAAGCTTAAACCAGGAGACGCGGAGGTTTCATGTCGCACGATGCGAAGTTCTGGGCCGGAAGGCGCGTCTTTCTCACTGGGCATACCGGCTTCAAAGGGGGATGGCTCGCTCTGTGGCTCTCTCGTCTGGGCGCAGAGGTGCGAGGCTACTCGCT
The nucleotide sequence above comes from Tunturibacter empetritectus. Encoded proteins:
- a CDS encoding NAD-dependent epimerase/dehydratase family protein; this encodes MRSEDLSGERVVVTGATGFLGGYVVDQLQRAGATTIAVADRSRIARRPEHPTRSIETLWFDQPDQLAQSVQSAKPDYVVHLHAAVTTNRSAAAVRSTLETNLLPSLDLMTACAEMQVKRLILIGSGEEFGPVTGPFDEDTAPDPASPYGASKAAVTAYARMFHRAFQLPVVVLRPSVVYGPFQAPRMLIPQVLQSLFEGKAVSVTEGRQTRDFIHVQDVARGVVHALVSEGVEGRSFNLASGEVVTVRDCLERIERITGRHGLIRYGALPYKTGEIFSYEPIAERTFSALNWRPAISLEEGLAKTWEALRDC
- a CDS encoding glycosyltransferase family 2 protein — translated: MIPVKPLISIVVPVFNEEVNILPFYDAVCVETEKLADLYRFEFVFTDNHSSDQTFPLLRDLAARDSRVQAYRFSRNFGFQRSIMTGYTRARGDAAIQLDVDLQDPPELIATFLEEWRQGADVVYGVRIKRQESWLLNLQRVIFYRLIDRLSEEKIPVDAGDFRLISRRIIDLLKSFEDAQPYLRGTIATMGFKQVGIPYSRNARLRGESKFPFSKLVSLALDGILNHSVVPLRLSTYFGLVVSVITLISIIGYTSAKLIFRSQWPAGFATLAALSLASISINAMLLGIIGEYLGRMYQQLKKQPLTIIEDVAGVTAGDNLSLTPTVTNSLSGN
- the rfbF gene encoding glucose-1-phosphate cytidylyltransferase; this translates as MKAVILAGGLGTRLSEETTLRPKPMVEIGGRPMLWHILKIYSQHGINDFIICCGYKGYVIKEFFANYFLHMSDVTFDMQTNKMQVHNSVAEPWRVTLVDTGDLTGTGGRLRRVKQYLDPGEPFCMTYGDGVADVDITASIAFHKQHRKAVTLTSVQPIARFGALGLNNTQIYSFQEKPSDEGGWINGGFFVLEPSAIDAVTDDSQMFEREPIEMLVNKGEVHAFFHRGFWQAMDTLREKQHLEELWQTGKAPWKTW